attttttgtcattaactTTGTTCgttatacatttaaatcaattttgACCGTTACCTCAAGAGCCAGCTTGTGATGTTCAGTCAACTAATTTAAATAACCTTCACTTTCTAGACACATATAAGCAGTTTTAGAAGTGTTTACAACCTTACTATACTAATGAGCTTATTAAGAATAGCCAtggtaataacaacaacaaatgtaataatataatatatatttctacaCCTCcgttaaaaaaagtatttgacgTTGCTGTTGCTTACGTCATCACGTTTTCAGCTGATTGGTCCCTTAGTGAAAGCACTCAGGTAAAAACAGGATCAATTTGCAAACAtgataaatgtataaaacttcAACAATAACTGGGAAAGTTTTATAATCTGATGTTTAACGCAGTCTAAATTGTGTTCAGACTAAAAACTAACAATAACAACTTATATTATTTCTATGTGTTGCATAGTAAGCGTCTGCCAAGAATGTGCATGTAAATATCGTCTGGACGATTTTTGTAATTCGACCGCCCTCTGCTGTTCATCAAGCAAACTGCATCTTGGTTTTTCACTTTAGTGTAGTCGAATTAGGCTTGCGCTCTGGCCACGTTAAAGCTTTTATCATGACACCAACCAGGAACTTCCTCTTTCAGTCTGAGAATGCTAAACATTCAAGTTTCTCAATAACGTTCCAAGAAGACTGTAAACGTTACAAACCGGTCTTTCCAGTTAATTAAACGAGTTAAATAACTATTATCGTCGTGCATACCGCACCTGACATTTAATATTGCACATTAATCGACGTCAGCGATGACGTTCTGActaaaatgaatgtatttttagaaaataaaaaatattgactttgCGTTGACCTCACTGACAACATAAATCGGATAAAGTGTAACAAAATCctctttaaaaatgacccacAGGTTTACGTGTATGTGTATCATCTTATGCACACCAAcacacaatttattattattattattattaatattatttaaaggaaaGTTTGTTTCAAATCCAGTGAGTTATACACCTGCCAACATCACAACATCTCAAAATTAAAGGCAAGGCACTTTCAAGTTTCCTAACAAGGATCTAGAAAACTTCTGAGTGTATTTGCATGAATAATAATGTCTAATAGAGTGCCATTGTGGCATTATACTGTGGAAGATCCTCTGTACACACGATTTTAAACAGATATTTACACAAGCTGACATTTCCTCagactgtatatataatttttatttcattagagtgtttgtaatatatatatatatatagatatagatatagatagatagatatagatataaaagaaaataataataataataataatgcaagaCACTGTAGTAGTtaatatgcataaataatgttaaacacaatgttaaaatataattagtttAATCAATAAACTTAACTGCTTGCCTCATTAAATATTGAAGTGCTTTGTCACAGAAACTTTTACGTGATGCATTCTTTCAGTTTGAGGAAAAATCTTAATGTCAAATTGTGGTGTAAAACGCTTTAATTAGAGaatatactattttattatgatCCAAATAGTATGTTTGGGACAAAATGGGACAAAACGGGACAAACATTCAGCTATATAGGATGCACAAAGGCAAGGCAACCCCGTTATTTGAATAGAcgaaataaatgtacaaagtGAAACCTAGGAACCAGATCACCAGGTGTCACACTCTGCATGTCCAGATTCACCCATGCACAAGTGCTCTAAACCTGCAAATGACtgataaaacatttcacaacgGACTAGAAAGTTAAGTCCTTTTATCTTCTAGCTATTCTGGACTTTCTTTAACCAGCAAATTTGGAAAACAACAACACCCAATCTGCTTATTATGCTCGGTAAACTTCTAAAGATCAAATATGTGTCACATCACATTTGTCTCCTGTTACATAGTTCATTGTGATTCACAATAAAAAGGGCCCGGGTGGGGCTACATAAGCTACAGCCAACAATTAAAAAGCTGGGATGAGGCTCCTTTTGGTTCACAAcagctgaaaatttagcttgaCATATGCAAATGGTCACAAACACATTGACAATCCAGACATGTTCGAGTATACAGTGGAACAAAACAGTGGAGTACATTTAGACAAACGTGCATCCTGTTCATTAGCACTACACATAGTATATGCACCTTGTACTTTAAGCTCAGTTGTCAGTTATAAGTCCGAAAATGACCATGTGCGATAATGATGATAGTTtctatctttaaaaaatggaataataaaactctgtcatcatttacacacccACATGTTAAGGTTTGACAGCCTCGGTCACTATTCACGTCATCTTTGCTTCCCGTAGACTGAATGGTGACTGATGCTgtcattttgctttgttttcaacataacatAGAAAGTCATACGCGTTTGAAACTGCACAAAGGTGAGTAAATATGACAGACTTTTGATTTCTAGGTGAACATACTATCGCGTCGTATATATTGAGGTGATACTTCACGTTACCTGACCGGTTATGCCTGTAATGATGGCTACTTTTCTCTTCGTCTTGCCGCCTCCGTTCACATCACCACTGGCCGCAGCCGCTGCACTTTGAGCCATCgtctggagctggtttcggctCGGAGTGTGTCTGTGTGGTTTGGTGTCACTGTGCGCGGTCGTTTATTATAAACGGATGCAAACATCCGAAACTCCAGCTGCTTGAGCGACACATCAGAAACCTGCACTCGGCAGCCAATCACAGAGCAGAGCGCCAGTGACGTACGCACCACAGAACAAAGATGAGAGAAATCCTGTTGGCTTTGGGTGTCACAGCGCCTACTAAAGGAAACGAAGTTTAGGAGGAATTAAATATACCATTTTataatttctgttattattattgcaaatctaataataataatagttatatatttataatttacatttattttgtatattatattattacgcCTAAATTACTGCTGAAAAAACGGCTTCAACTGGGATTGTGTAAATGTACATtactagtttttaaaatgtttttttaaagaagtctcttctgctcaccaagcttgcatttatttgattcaaagtacagcaaaacagtacattttttaaacatttttactatttaaaataactgctttctatttgaatatattttaaaatgtaatttattcatgtgatttcaaagctgaatttttaacatcattactccagtcacacaatttttcagaaatattctttggatctttatatcatcaaagaatcctgaacaaaaatgtactctactttttaaaatatttataatataattaaaatgtttcttgaacagcaaatctgcatatcagaatgatttctgaacgatcatgtgacactaaaggctgaagtaatgatgctgaaattttgaaatatattaatatagaaaactgtttttgcttactttgaataaaataaatgcaggcttggtgagcagaagagtttaaaaaaaaaacaacttacagttcaaaaacttttgactggtagtgtatttaacgTAAATGCTGTTGCAGAGTTAAAGGGAATGAACAGGACAATCAAATGtttgttcaaaatatattttaatttagataaTATTTAAAGATCTAATGCACATACACCACATAAGGCACTTACAACAAAATATCTTTGAAATAATGTACAAGTACTAAAATACGAAAGTACTTTAGTTTATGAGCTATTGTTTTTCAGCTTTCCTCAATCCAGTCATCGCATAAATAGaaactgaaatcaaaacataaaaataaataaatcttttattaaTGCTTACACATCAAAAAGTAATAGTcctgtttttttcagctttcactTAGAATCCTAGTGTCTAAAAACTACTTTGTTAGCCTGACGTACAGTAAATTTCACCCCATTTGCTATATTGTGAAAGCATTTCAAGTAAACATCAGAGAAGGTGATCAAACCAAAACAGTATCTTTATATATAGaaccacacaaaaacacacaatacatTTGTAGGTAGTGTGCTGTTTCTTCATTTGCCTTCATGGAAGGTGAGGTGTCTACTACAAAGAGAGGGAGTGAGCAAGACCGTATAATTAAAACAGACAGTCTTGAAGCTAGTGTCCCAGTCtcaaatttccattttaaaaaattgaaaacaaaaatacaataaagtgtGAGATCAGCAGCATTAGCCAAGCATGTGGAGCTCATGGGATTCTAAACATCTCATTTTGAACAATACATTTGCCCTAAAGGAAACCCTCTAAATGACATTACAGAATAAAATGTGGTAAGTGAGAGCTGTATTTGGGTCATGGCTATTTGTATCAGGTAACAGTAGCTACATGCACACAGACAAACTCCGAACTCTGATATTTAGACTTCCTGAAAAGACATAACattcaaaaatgacagattatttGCAAGATTTTGGCATTAAGGGTGCTAGAGTTTCAAGTGTATAATACAGTACGGTTTCCTGTGTGAATTCTAATGCCTTCATAAATATTACGTCAATGAAATGTTACCATGAACCAGGCAGCGATGTACAGAATATTACCATGATAAGACTCAATACATTTGTGCGTATAGAGTATGAATGATGATTTCTGGTGCACTCTTAGTCATTCACATACGTCCTCCAGTCCTGGCCTGTAATAAAGTGCACATACAAGTTCAACTCACTGTAGTATTAACTGTATGTAGTAATTTGCCATAAGACAACCGCTACTAGACAGATAAAACCCACTTGAACCAGGACTGGAGCACAGGGCAAATTCGTCACAGAGCCATAAATAGTTACTATTTAACAAAATGGTGAAATATTCTTGTACCACAAGTGGAGAGCTGTACTTTTAAAGTGTTGTATGTTGTTTTAGCTTAAGATTGAGGTAAAAAGGTAATAGACATTGTACAGTTCAGTTTTTGACTGTAACATTAAACAGATGTTGTGTAGTTGTTCAGGTACAACAGTATTGGTCCAGTGTGTCACCAAGGCACTAGGAGAGCCAATGATCACTGTAGGAAACATGAAATTAAAGTTAtgagaactaaaaaaaaatcactttttttaactattattcAAGAATAATAaatcctgatcatttactcacctcactgtcatccaagatgtaatttctttcttcagtcgaaaagaaattaaggtatccagcaatcgctcaatctgagatattcttgtctaacttacatccctgctccagcatcgaaacaatagaggttggactgttacagctgatttagggtcTGAGGTAAGGCGCTcacgtcaatcaactatcgtgggagcggcctctggtgtgacgccacaccgacaggcatctggctcgatttgaaaaagggatattatttttacagattaattaaaaaacaattttaattttatcattatagggtagatgtgtacacataatcaaacaacatgtaaaagtgaactttgcatccgatgacccctttaaaacggtcacacatggttagttcttcgtctgttcgctttgtaaacactgggttggtacttctgtctacgtcacacgtgacctttccaacttgACTATGTAAAGCATGAGgccgagctagtgcaagacaagcaagaaaaagtttattaattttaattttttttttttagaaaatgactaatcgttttgctagataagacccttatccCTTGGCTGggtcatgtagagccctttgaagctgcattgaaactgcagtttacaccttcaacccgttggctcccattgaagtccactatagaGACTCTAGAAAAACTctagaaaaatcctggaatgttttcctcaaaaaccttaatttcttttcgactgatgagagaaagacatgaacatcatggatgacatgtggatgagtaaattatcaggaaatatttattccagaagtgaactaatacttttaagggatagtccaccaaaaaatgaaaatgatctcaTCGTTTACTCCTCCCTCATGAATtcctttcttctgcagaacaaaaagaagatattttaaagaatgttggaaACCAAACTGTTTCAGTTCCCATTGATTTCCATCGTACGGAGCCAAAacagttaccaacattcttgaaaatatcttttttagtgtttagaagaagaaagacatacaggtttggaacgacatgagaattttcatttttggatgaactatccctttaacatatttcatattatgCATCTTACCTGTTTATTCCTCTGAGGGAGGAGCATGTGAAGAGTGACACTTGTTTTTCTGTGAGACAAACAGGTTCATTAATTCTTAACTTGCATTAATTCACTACTGCACTTATTTAGCAACAAACTCAAAGGTTTTATGAACCTTATGGTGCAGACGGTAGTGCAGCGCTCGGTCTGAAAGCCATGGGTGTTTCAGGGACTGGGATGCACTCATTCTCCAACTGCACAAAAAAGAAATTCAGAATtaaaagtgtgatttttttttttagatttaggcAATTTCCGGAGACACACAAACCTTTTGCTCTTCACAAGCAGGCGTGAAATGAAGTCTTTGGCCTCCTCAGAGATGTCGGCAAACTCTGCCTCTTCAAAACTCCACTGACATGCCAGGATGTTATTTAGTGTCTCATTATCATCCTCACCCAGGAACGGAGACAAGCCACTGAGCCTACAATCACaagtatgttttataaaattctCTCCTTTTGGTATTATTATGATTGTTAATTGATATCTATGGACTCACAGCATGTAAGTGATGACTCCTAAACTCCACATATCAGTTGGGAATGAGACAAATTCATAGTTGATGACTTCAGGAGCCAGGAACTCAGGTGTACCAAAGTTCACCCTCAACTTTTCCCTTGGTTTATATCTGAAGAACAAGATGAAGAACAAACTGGCGTGATAAAACGCAGTAGATCCATGACACATTGTAAACACAGAAACAAATACTAACCTCCTTGCAAGCCCAAAGTCAATTATCTTCACCTTGTTTGTTTGTCGACTGACGCAGAGAATGTTTTCAGGCTGTTGACACATAAACACAGGTATTTCAAACATCCTGTTCTTTTTATGCAGCtcttcaaatatatattattttcaagaGCATGTTTGGTACCTTTAGATCAAGGTGTAATATGTACATCTTGTGCATATACTGAAGCCCTTCACTGATCTGTCTGATGAACAACACTGTGTCCAACTCGGTCAGCTTGTAGTTCTCATCTATGATCCGGTCAAACAGCTCTCCACCATCAACACTTGGGGGTACACAGGGTACACAAAATAGAAACAATGCACAGATTAGATTAATTAGTGAGAGAAGACGTCTGTGTGTAAAACTTCCATGCGTTTGTCGATGTAACTTACTACTCCATCACTAGAATCATTTCATGCCGAGATTCAAAGGCGGCGTAGAGCTGGATCAGATTGGCATGATTCAACTGGTTCATCACTTCAATTTCACACTTTACTATCTCCTGACAAGACAAAAGTGTGTAAAAATCAAAGATTCATTACTATATTATTGTCTTACAGAAATGGTTTGTGAACCAGTGCTGTTATTcactaaaaacaaactaaactgttataacaatgaaaaaattgttaataaaagtaaagCTGAAATATGTGCTCACTGAAAGCACATAACCACAttactaaaacataaattaaaattaaaactggaaaaacaataaaaacgtatagctgcaagcagcgattacctgGGGGtcaagtgctttaaggcattttaagcacatatgaaaaaagacattatttagcaagcctgtaactaCCTAAATTATtgatttcaaaagcatttttggcaaaaccTGGTAATTTACcaaagaaatattatgttttttaatgtttatgactgttatagctcCAGCTGTGGACTGTTCCCCTTTGCATGCTTgtgtcacatgtgctcagcaggtttcatgaagttttgagttttcctttagaatttataagattttgggtaaatttggacaggccccttttctaaatgaccccgttatagtTTTCCAAAGGGTAATTTTTTAATAcatcttttaaataattattggcctagagagtccagagaattgtactgcagtgtttttttccagattgagcgaaaCACCTAGGACCACTTCGCagaagtaggttttttacatcttctcaatcatttaacaaacagtttgattgtaagcagtggttctagaggcaaagctGTCCGGAATGATgagttctatcgtatgatatgaatatcgcACATATGTCTCAAAAATCGCACAACGTACAATCATTTacaatttctctcagaccttcgGGGCTgtgagtcgaacaggcccaTTGAGTTTCGTTCCAATCGGCCCCTGGAACCTTTTGTAACAGGTGCTCAAATGTCGtcggccaatggcggccatgtgtTTTGagatttgagtttttttttaaaactacgGCTACAAAGTCATGGTATGACGTGTTAAAATGGACACTGCAATTTACCTTCTCTTTCTGACTCCTGGCTTTGATGATCTTGGCTGCTAATATGAGGCCAGAAGATTTCTCTACACATTTGTGCACCATGCCAAAGCGTccactattaaaataaaaacaagacaaaaaaataacacatttaaatcaCAATCCCACATCCCGTTTAACACTGCAAAGGAAATTTACTGTAGTCTTATCTTGTTTCTTGGTATTTACTTTCACTGAGGGCTAAAAATATTCCACGTCCTACTCTCTCAACGTCTTTctttcccacacacacacacacctgtctgtCACTTTCATGCCCTTGTGTATCATGTGTCCTGTAGGCTCTTAAAATGCTTAGCAATCTTATGGCATATGTTTAATATCACAGGCATCCTACTTTAAAAATTCCTTTGATGTAAACAAAACTAATGTAATATGATGCAATATAAATACTAATTCACCCTCCAAGAACTTCCTCTTTGTTGATAGTgtagtaacttgtaatctggtGGGTTTTGGTTGTCACTAGACGGTGCTCAAATGGTGCGGGTGGAGGAGCAGATGAATCTGTGGAAAAGATAGGAAATGTAACTACAAAAAGGGGAAAGGAAAAAAGGAAGTTATTCTTAGACGTTACAACTATTTTCTTACCAATGATATATTCGTCAGTTACTGGCTCTGCATCTTTCCTCTCTTCTTCTGTCCCCTCCTCTGGTCTCTCTGGTCCCGCCTCTGCAGCTTCAAGTGCCTCTGCTGCTTCAAGTTCTACCACCTCTTCCTCCTTCAATTCCttatcctcctcctcctcctcctcctcctcgtcCGGCGCCTCCTCGACTCGGCTTTTTTTAAGTTCGTCTGTCAGACTCTCGTCAGTAACATGCCTCTTAGTGCTGAGAGTTATATCTAGATTCTCCTCACAGCTACATGAATATAGAGAGgtataaaacatataataagatactaaaataaaacgttttattttaaaatataattaattatatacatttatcattttttgaagttttacatttttaaatggaatGTGTATATCAATTACACTATCTAATTACCTTTTAAAAGTTAGGGGTGAGTAagatttctaaatatttttttaacaaggacacattaaattgatcaaaaatgtgaagtaaaaaacaatgtaaaaaaatttgttttaaataaatgctgttattttgaacattctattcatcaaagaatcctgaaaaacgtATCAGTTTCAAcaacaatattaagcagcacaactgttttcaacattaacaagaaatgtttctgaagaatcatgtgacactgaagactggagtaatgcctgctgaaaattcagctttgccatcacaggaatacatgacattttacattttgtatctGAAAGTCATTTGCTGAACAAAATATCCAGACGTACCTTTCTGGTGTGACTGTAATGCTTTCATCTGCCTGGTCAGATGTGTTCAGAGCAGCTAGTTGGCTTTCTTCAGACAACCATAAAGCCTCGTCTCTCTTTAAcgtttcctcttcctcttttttATCCTCCTCTTCTATCTGTAATAACTCACAAACAGGAATTTCTTGCTCTCTTGCCTCTTCTTTCACTGCTGCCTGTTGATTGTCATCTTTTCTTTCACTATATTTCTCTCCTTCTTGCTCCTCTTCAATAAGATCCAGGTGCACAACTTTGCTGTCTGCTGTATCTGCCGTGCACTGAGAAAGCTGATCGTTCTGTTCGTTGAGCTTCTGCACTTCTTCAAAACTAGCCTGGACTAAGTCttgaaaaggaggaaaaaagaaatgagTGCAAAGAAGAAAATAGTAGAAACAGAAAACCTTGTATCACAatatgagttattttatttcacggtaatgatatatatcacaatatagttatttttgctttaaataaagtctttataatataacattttttgataCTATTTCATTATTCTTGTTTCCAGTGTcatagacatatatatatattactgtgaaatatgttttcattgCAATACTAAGAGGCAAATGATATTTTCTGAAAGGTATAATGTCCCTTTCCTAAACAGagttatttgtttacttttaaattataaatacataaaagattttATGGAAAcgatgtgtttttaaagaaactcatacaattcacatatgtatttttttttatttggagaaaactgtgatatttggatgcagttttttgtttgcatgttattgcCCCCGCACctgattgaattattattttaaatattattttaaaatcaagatCATCAAGATGACAGgatggaccagcacatgacggGGTGGACACATAAAGCAGAACACACAAAGCATgacaaaacatgacaatgaaacatttattcaacttcaaaaaaaataatataataataataaataatataattacattctcAATCACATTAATGTACCCCCTCTccccattcattttaatttttagtaatattaactacaaattaatgcgatgtccaccctgtcatgtgTATTTCC
This is a stretch of genomic DNA from Labeo rohita strain BAU-BD-2019 chromosome 20, IGBB_LRoh.1.0, whole genome shotgun sequence. It encodes these proteins:
- the mylk4b gene encoding myosin light chain kinase family member 4 isoform X3; the encoded protein is MEGEEARVRELGMGGLAFFGHLERVERMRCYWELKHVQLKTLEQFREKDGKEKSKVYQKGLKTQKKKKPLDASDLVQASFEEVQKLNEQNDQLSQCTADTADSKVVHLDLIEEEQEGEKYSERKDDNQQAAVKEEAREQEIPVCELLQIEEEDKKEEEETLKRDEALWLSEESQLAALNTSDQADESITVTPESCEENLDITLSTKRHVTDESLTDELKKSRVEEAPDEEEEEEEEDKELKEEEVVELEAAEALEAAEAGPERPEEGTEEERKDAEPVTDEYIIDSSAPPPAPFEHRLVTTKTHQITSYYTINKEEVLGGGRFGMVHKCVEKSSGLILAAKIIKARSQKEKEIVKCEIEVMNQLNHANLIQLYAAFESRHEMILVMEYVDGGELFDRIIDENYKLTELDTVLFIRQISEGLQYMHKMYILHLDLKPENILCVSRQTNKVKIIDFGLARRYKPREKLRVNFGTPEFLAPEVINYEFVSFPTDMWSLGVITYMLLSGLSPFLGEDDNETLNNILACQWSFEEAEFADISEEAKDFISRLLVKSKSWRMSASQSLKHPWLSDRALHYRLHHKKNKCHSSHAPPSEE
- the mylk4b gene encoding myosin light chain kinase family member 4 isoform X2 codes for the protein MENFLQDKDLWIVGSVCLVASILWRRFWNLFTYKRKRDSSPESASINIQFREKDGKEKSKVYQKGLKTQKKKKPLDASDLVQASFEEVQKLNEQNDQLSQCTADTADSKVVHLDLIEEEQEGEKYSERKDDNQQAAVKEEAREQEIPVCELLQIEEEDKKEEEETLKRDEALWLSEESQLAALNTSDQADESITVTPESCEENLDITLSTKRHVTDESLTDELKKSRVEEAPDEEEEEEEEDKELKEEEVVELEAAEALEAAEAGPERPEEGTEEERKDAEPVTDEYIIDSSAPPPAPFEHRLVTTKTHQITSYYTINKEEVLGGGRFGMVHKCVEKSSGLILAAKIIKARSQKEKEIVKCEIEVMNQLNHANLIQLYAAFESRHEMILVMEYVDGGELFDRIIDENYKLTELDTVLFIRQISEGLQYMHKMYILHLDLKPENILCVSRQTNKVKIIDFGLARRYKPREKLRVNFGTPEFLAPEVINYEFVSFPTDMWSLGVITYMLLSGLSPFLGEDDNETLNNILACQWSFEEAEFADISEEAKDFISRLLVKSKSWRMSASQSLKHPWLSDRALHYRLHHKKNKCHSSHAPPSEE
- the mylk4b gene encoding myosin light chain kinase 2, skeletal/cardiac muscle isoform X1, which produces MSSNLVKSLARVYDPKPLHAQKRSNGGRATARRASLSTSNKRPSSPLSNQASSKSSSPSALVHIEGQVSDLSDKMDKVLAMQEASLRRLDTICQDQGTGGRSVEQMLCDVRVVIETVREKEEQQDQRLDALERLVSGIQQVVSFVAEVLKHSRLADLLKNKQSKSSSRFREKDGKEKSKVYQKGLKTQKKKKPLDASDLVQASFEEVQKLNEQNDQLSQCTADTADSKVVHLDLIEEEQEGEKYSERKDDNQQAAVKEEAREQEIPVCELLQIEEEDKKEEEETLKRDEALWLSEESQLAALNTSDQADESITVTPESCEENLDITLSTKRHVTDESLTDELKKSRVEEAPDEEEEEEEEDKELKEEEVVELEAAEALEAAEAGPERPEEGTEEERKDAEPVTDEYIIDSSAPPPAPFEHRLVTTKTHQITSYYTINKEEVLGGGRFGMVHKCVEKSSGLILAAKIIKARSQKEKEIVKCEIEVMNQLNHANLIQLYAAFESRHEMILVMEYVDGGELFDRIIDENYKLTELDTVLFIRQISEGLQYMHKMYILHLDLKPENILCVSRQTNKVKIIDFGLARRYKPREKLRVNFGTPEFLAPEVINYEFVSFPTDMWSLGVITYMLLSGLSPFLGEDDNETLNNILACQWSFEEAEFADISEEAKDFISRLLVKSKSWRMSASQSLKHPWLSDRALHYRLHHKKNKCHSSHAPPSEE